One Perca flavescens isolate YP-PL-M2 chromosome 14, PFLA_1.0, whole genome shotgun sequence genomic window carries:
- the ctss1 gene encoding cathepsin S, ortholog 1: MHILCGVLLLVSLVLGHSWSALNKEWEEWKIKHGKVYENQTEIIFRRAVWEKNMQLVLRHNQEASAGKQSFTMGLNHLADMISEEINEKLNGLKQEEPIHFRNGTFKGMSGLSMPQSVDWRKNGLVSPVQNQGLCGSCWAFSSLGALEGQMKKRTGVLVPLSPQNLVDCSTNDGNHGCRGGYISKSFSYIIRNRGVDSESFYPYEHQNGKCRYSVKGKAGYCSNYHILPRGDEKTLQAAVASVGPVAMAVNAMLQSFHLYRGGVYSVPNCNPKFINHAVLVVGYGTDRGQDFWLVKNSWGTAWGEGGFIRIARNKKNLCGIANFAVYPTL, translated from the exons ATGCACATTTTGTGTGGTGTGTTGCTTTTGGTCTCTCTAGTTCTGGGCCACTCTTGGTCTGCCTTAAATAAAGAGTGGGAAGAGTGGAAAATCAAACATGGCAAagtttatgaaaatcaa ACTGAGATCATTTTCAGGAGAGCAGTGTGGGAGAAGAACATGCAGTTGGTGTTGAGACACAACCAGGAGGCTTCAGCAGGAAAACAAAGCTTCACAATGGGACTCAATCATCTGGCTGATATG ATATCTGAGGAAATCAATGAGAAGCTGAACGGCCTGAAGCAGGAGGAGCCTATTCATTTCAGAAATGGCACATTTAAGGGCATGAGTGGCTTATCGATGCCTCAGAGTGTGGACTGGAGGAAGAACGGCCTGGTCAGTCCAGTTCAAAACCAG GGGTTATGTGGGTCGTGCTGGGCCTTCAGCTCTTTGGGAGCTCTTGAGGGCCAGATGAAGAAGAGAACAGGGGTCCTTGTTCCCCTGAGCCCACAGAACCTGGTGGACTGCAGCACCAATGATGGAAATCACGGCTGCAGAGGAGGATACATCTCTAAATCCTTCAGCTACATCATCCGCAACCGAGGCGTAGACTCAGAGAGCTTTTACCCCTACGAACACCAG AACGGGAAATGTCGTTATTCTGTCAAGGGAAAGGCCGGCTACTGCTCTAATTATCACATCCTCCCACGGGGAGATGAGAAGACTCTGCAGGCTGCAGTGGCATCGGTGGGGCCGGTTGCAATGGCCGTCAACGCCATGTTGCAATCTTTTCATCTCTACAGAGGAG GTGTATACAGCGTACCCAACTGCAACCCAAAGTTTATAAATCACGCTGTCCTGGTTGTGGGCTATGGCACAGACAGAGGACAAGACTTCTGGCTCGTGAAAAACAG TTGGGGAACTGCGTGGGGAGAAGGAGGCTTCATTCGAATTGCcagaaacaagaaaaatctctgCGGCATTGCCAATTTTGCAGTTTATCCCACCCTATAA